A region of the Mytilus galloprovincialis chromosome 1, xbMytGall1.hap1.1, whole genome shotgun sequence genome:
ataaaatcttGTGTACTGTGTCAGGTTCTTGAAATTCTAATGAATGTCATTTAGTCACTTCTTTTTAGCTCTTTTAGTCCATAGAGCCATACTGATAACcttttttataatgttgttttCCTCACTCCTTGTCTTGAAGCATTTCAAGAATCTTATACTCTGAAACAACTTTGCTGATTGAGTCCAAAATTAGTCAAGACTCATCTCAAAGAGTTATACTatcaaaatatgatatattttattgcagAATAACTAGGTTATGTTTAATTTATAATGATTAATTATAGAACAAAAAGCAGTGAAAGGGGTGTGAAATTAAAAGTttggtaacatttttttttagatttgaaaacATGCATGAATTGAGATTATTATGGTCCTATATAAAATGTCAATCTTAAATTCCAGATTGCTGCCATTTTTAACATATGACCATATTGAGTTTATGCTATATAAGATTTTGAAGATTACTATCGTAGTCCAATTGAATCCACTGCAAGGATTTAGATACTGACCAGTAGTAGTAAGTCCAATTGTTCAtcagatttttatttctttaggATTTTTGTTTCCTTGTTATGTTTTACAGGATTGCTAGGACCTGCACCTTCTGTTCAACTAAATCCATTGATCAACCCTAGCATGCAGCTTGGACTTATAGTCCTGCTGGCATTACAGTTACAGTCAAAATCTCAAAACAAGGTATAGTATTTATGTTTCAATTTAACTATCACATTTACTTTAATTTAGaatatctataaaattttcttttccTGGTGGTCTTTGAAGAAAATCTGCTGGTCCTCACTATAAATTCATTTGCTAAATACTAAAGCTATGTCTGTCCTTTGCAAAATTTGGCCGTCAAAACCTTTTGGACcaccacttttttttttttttttcgagaaCTCTGATATAAAGTATTCAATTGTATAAATATGTACAATTAGATATTCTTATTAAAGGTGTGTCTTGATTTAATGCCCAtgaacattttttctttttttatgttcaCAGATATTGAGTCCACTAGATTTGTTTGGTTTGGTTTTGAATCAACATACAAAACAGGTATTTTACACAGTAttaatatcaaaaaaatatttactgatccatatttttattttgagacTGAAACTATAATAGCAATTaaagagtttttttttgtgaatggTGGCTTTCAGGTAATACTGGTTTTAGAATGAATCTTTAATTAATTTTCAAAccaacaaaaattaaacaaacaataaaaaaaataatatctattGAGTTCCAATATAactaccttttaaaaaaaaaactcaaaatgtAGTTAAATGAAgggtatcaatgatattttttgcATTTGAAAAAATTTAGATGCATAATTCACTCCTGCACCTGGGCATGTGTGtataagttaaaatattttttgcataAAAAACTGTTATTActacctttttaaatttttcatcaaattacaTATTTCTGATAAAGATGAAAGACACTTTATTCTCATGTCCACCACTTAATATGCATACTAGCTTTTGAAAAGAGTTCTGAAAATATAGTTTCTACatagtttttcatttcccttattTTCATGTATGAAACCAACCTTTACAGAATATCCCTAATGTTTTATGATGTATGAAACCAACCTTTACAGAATATCCCTAATGTTTTATGATGTATGAAACCAACCTTTACAGAATATCCCTAATGTTTTATGATGTATGAAACCAACCTTTACAGAATATCCCTAATGTTTTATGAATAATTACAGGATGGACCATCATCTATTCTTGGAGACCCTTTAACAGTCCAAGCCAGTGTTGTCCTAAAAAATCTGACTAGTCAGATATCAGCAGTGCAACCTTTGACCTCTAATCCACCTGTCAATCTTCAACAGAACAACGAACACAATTCATCCCTACTTCAGTCTTTGGcattaaacttaaaaaatgtgaACATGAATATGTTGATAAACCTAGGACAGTTAGCTTCATCAATACAGACTTCATCTGGTTTATTAGGGAGTGGACCACCCCAACCATTAATGAATGACCAGTCCCTTGTTAAAAATGCCAAAGTCACGGAACAGAAACCCAAGCCAAAAAGTTTATTGGACTTGGATATGTCTAATTACCAACAGAAAATGTATCCAGTTCAAGATCGGATGAAAAGTTCTGTTAAAGAGAACATTCCTTATAACAGGGGACCAGCTTTACAACAGGAAGGTGTCTATAGTGCAAATCCTGCTATTAATAATAACATGCAGTTTAATAGACAATCTTCTGGTATGCATTTAGATCAGTATGGAAATTTCACATCACAAAATGAAAGTAGACATTATCCTGCAGCTTATGACCAGATAAACAAAGCTACTTCCTTGCCAAACATAAACCAAGGTTTATCCCATCCATCACAGTATGTAGACAATGTCACTAATGTCAAACCTTTAATGACAGATATGTCTAGATCACAGTATGTAGACAATGCCACTAATGTCAAACCTTTAATGACAGATATGTCTAGATCACAGTATGTAGACAATACTACTAAGGTCAAACCTTTAATGACAGATATGTCTAGATCACAGTACGTAGACAATACTACTAAGGTCAAACCTTTAATGGCTGAAATGTGTAGATCTCATCTCTATCATGAAAATATGTCTCAAAACAGAATTGCCCAAGTATATAACGGAAACTCAAACCAAGGTCATGATGAACCTGATGGGTTGATGCCTCCTCCTGCCTTCACAAATATGATACTGCCTCAGCCTCCACAAACAGAAACCACATCTACATACCAAAACAGGGTAAGTGTGTGGATTGCAATGTACaacatttttatgttaaattgttTGGGAGCATTCCTTCATATTAACAAAAAAGGGTCTATTTAATGTTGTTAGCAATACAATATGACAGTTTTCTAATGATTGTTGATATAAATAGTAAGCGTTTTAATCAATTGGATATATTGTTCTTTACTTCTTCAATGGAAGGTGAAAATTTGCTTTAAATTAGAAGTGTGTTAGACATAGAGATAAATATTGATAAACAAACTGGCATCAAAATTCACAAATTCAAAATACAGAATTCATATGCAGGGAACATTACAACAAAGCATGTACATTCAGTAAAAAGAGTAATTAATGTTCATTGGAAACCATCTTATCAAGTCAGTATACATGATAAAATGAGCTATCATGTGTTTATATTTACAGTGGAAACTGTTCAATGAACCATAACTCATATAGGATTAACAGGTTAATAGTGTCAAGTTGTAGAATGAGCTTCCCAAATTCCCTCTTATTACTCACAAATTACAATATTTCTCAACATAGGATTTTCAAGTTTTACATTTCAACATATTAATCAAGGTTGCATGttgaaaatttaacaattttgagTTGAAAATTTACTTGCAACAGAAGTAAAGTCTATTGATGACTTTTATCCTTTCTTAgagaaaaatatgtttacataacATTGATGTACACTTGTATCTGCCATGTCCACAAACTCCAACTTTATTTTTTggggccttcttttactttaggggtcccaacCAATAAAGAGCTATACTAAACTATTCTTAACCCCAAACCTTACCCTAACCCATACCTAAACCTAACACTAGCCCTAACCcttaaacctaaccctaacctaaatcATCCCCTAACCTAATCATAACCATGAATGATCCTCAACTCTAAAGTATAGGGAcccttaaagtaaaagaaggccatTGTTTGAAGAATAATCATTTGAGACATATTTTATTCTAACAAACTATTTATGAATCAAGAAAAGTACAGTGTAATACttattaaaatttactttgaTATGAAGAAAAGAGATGTACGGTTAACATACCTGAACATCAACCCAAACTCAAAATTTATGTTTGATGTTTATTTTTTGCAGTCATCCAGGACATATGGTGATATGATAGATCAATACATGACCAACCAACCAACTGGACCACAGTCTTTACTGACCAGAACAGCGTACCATGATGACTTGTTAATGTCTGGTACCAAAAGAAGCAGGTCTCAAGCTAGTTCTATCAGTGATTTCTCAGACACATACACTGATCCATCATCATTGTATGACCAGTCCTACAGATCAAATGACTCCATGTATTCTGATGGTGGATTCTCTACAAGTGGATATTGTACACCTATTGGTGTGAAAGATGATGGTTTATTGGTAGGTTTTAGGGAAATTGATTATGTGTGAAATATGCCACAGGCTTATGTAAATACATATTGATAAATGTTAAGAAGACATAAATCGATATGAAAGAATCTTTTTATCGGTATATATTGTtgctttaaccatgttaacctttttgtcgagccttcgactttagttgaaaaagcgaaacatagcgatcctacattccgtcggtgtcgtcgtcggcggcgtccacaaatattcactctgtggttaaagtttttgaaattttaataactttcttaaactatccttgaattgtacgaaacttggacagaagcttgtttatgttcataagatagtatccagaagtaaattttgtaaaaataaaattccattttttccgtattttacttataaatggacttagttttttctgccaggaaacattacattcactccgtggttaaagtttttgaaattttaataactttcttaaactatcctggaaatgtacaaaacttggccagaagcttgtttatgatcaggagatagtatccagaagtaaattttgtaaaaataaaattcaattttttctgtattttacttataaatggacttagttttttctgccaggaaacattacattcactctgtggttaaagtttttaaaattttaataactttcttaaactatcctggaattgtaagaaacttggccagaagcttgtgtatgatcagaagatagtatccagaagtaaattttgtaaaaataaaattgcatttttcccgtattttacttataaatggacttagtttttcttccagttaacattacatacagtctgcagttaaagtatttaaaacatttttaagattcttaaactagcctggatttttaccaaacttgtacagaagcttctgacaatcaaaagatagtatcgagaggaataattttattgatttttttcatcatttttgatgagtgtgtgattaacagcaaaagtaggcgagacactgggttccgcggaacccttacaaatttttcaatttattctgTAAATGTTGTCAGTTGGCTCATGCTAAAAAAAATTTCATCCTGATACAGACATCTCCACAGACAAAAATGACAGACACATCATAGTCAGGTGGAAACAAGGGTTGTTTGAGTGAAGATCTTTTTCTGAGCTGTGGTATGCATAAGAGCTTGAATAAAACCACTGAGATAAATGATGTACAATAATCCCTCTATGAAACAGTTTATTCCTGAGTTGACCACACAACTAACACACATGATGTCATCTTTTCCATTTTTCAGGAATGTTGAATTCTTTAAAAAGAAttacattaaaataacaaaaaataaatcaggCATCCTCTACCTTTGAAaatacaggggcggatgcaggaattttcgaaagggggggtgctaacccagggcacccagggcaaagggggggtgcaaaacatatgtcccgatacaaatgcattgatcggcaaaaataaagggggggtgcgcaccccggaacccccccccctggatccgccactgaaatagGACCATTTCATATTAATATAAGGTTATGTGAATTCAAATTCATACATGATTTTTTTGGTGCTAAGACTATGAGACATTAGTGAGGTATATTTTTAAATCAGAAATAGCAACACTGAATTATTTGATTGAGATCACCATGCTTTATTATAGGTTTCTTAAAAAACTATCAATGTGAATCCGCTTTCCTGTCATTCTTTATCTTTCAAAACcaaaatttacacaaaaactATCTGAAGGATTACAGAATATTTGCATGTGCAAGATTGATATTCATTATAGAATGAACACGAAAGGTTATGTacaatgtttgtttttcaaaatactcatagagaagaaattttataataaaagaaaaaattataCACTGCTAAGTTTGAATAGGTACTATTTttgtacttaaaatctgtagtactagaaatttacttttgatatttagtactatttctttactttaaagttattgtaatatttaggtaatGGTGTTTTACAGtccttgatttgtacttaaaattttggtaaagAAACAGTGATCACAAAATTCCATGtttaaaaatcataactttaaaagatttgaaattgaCAAACTTTCAAAGTGCTGAACAACTTACTgtgtaaccaaaaatctgtactacttaaatttcaagtataaattaagtactgtaaagtacaagtacctaaatattacaataattttaaagtagcaaaatagtactgaatataataaaagtaattttccagtactacatatttttggtacagaaatagtacctatagatgcaaaagtagctgtgtatgaaATAACAGGAATTTATGTATACAAAGTGAGATAATGTAATTCAATTAAACTTGATAATTTTTATGTGAAATACATGTATGGGTACAGATGATAATCATCTGCTCTTAAATTCTCTTGTAGAAAACTCCAATAGGACAGAAGAGGAGTTACAGCCACCTACTTCCTCCTCCAGAGGCCAGTCCTGAGGGAGATTTTGTTGGTCAACATTCACAAGGTATCGGAGGACATTATGCCGAATCGTACAGAAAACGTCCACGACTAGATAGAGAGGATCTTAAACTTAGATACTGAATTTTCATACTtaacaaaaatcattttcaaattttcaaatgatttacaaATAGATTGTCTTTGAAATACCATAGATATTCTTTTACAAAAtaggaaatgaattttgtaacattgaagaaaatagtatatttat
Encoded here:
- the LOC143050680 gene encoding uncharacterized protein LOC143050680 codes for the protein MATSMSHSRSSTTSEKNTNAVSSGEINGHKQPSHADQKGSEFAAKQFYSNNQITLKNVNTVLTELTGTLTENGVNILEFDEQNKQAKVQFKDCDNVLDVMEYLSRSFDVSVESSNKLLCLAHLPSTYTDQQLRELVSSHGSLCKCFMYRCRHTGESLGYGFVEFDCTIEKSKQIELELDWKEVDSHSIHCETVNITSYDKLCSKCLLIDNLPKDFTDVMALRDIFSCCHKPLYCQIVMKDNESLGYGIIEYKTYQEAQRSKNKLDNHVVQDQPIRLTYCIPGKPGIFLCSKIISKFGSCDRTEPPKKGLLPDPIFMKDDLLKTPLVRQLCQQQPNLMGCFKQALTQLQQTYMNQVNSSAKPGLLGPAPSVQLNPLINPSMQLGLIVLLALQLQSKSQNKILSPLDLFGLVLNQHTKQDGPSSILGDPLTVQASVVLKNLTSQISAVQPLTSNPPVNLQQNNEHNSSLLQSLALNLKNVNMNMLINLGQLASSIQTSSGLLGSGPPQPLMNDQSLVKNAKVTEQKPKPKSLLDLDMSNYQQKMYPVQDRMKSSVKENIPYNRGPALQQEGVYSANPAINNNMQFNRQSSGMHLDQYGNFTSQNESRHYPAAYDQINKATSLPNINQGLSHPSQYVDNVTNVKPLMTDMSRSQYVDNATNVKPLMTDMSRSQYVDNTTKVKPLMTDMSRSQYVDNTTKVKPLMAEMCRSHLYHENMSQNRIAQVYNGNSNQGHDEPDGLMPPPAFTNMILPQPPQTETTSTYQNRSSRTYGDMIDQYMTNQPTGPQSLLTRTAYHDDLLMSGTKRSRSQASSISDFSDTYTDPSSLYDQSYRSNDSMYSDGGFSTSGYCTPIGVKDDGLLKTPIGQKRSYSHLLPPPEASPEGDFVGQHSQGIGGHYAESYRKRPRLDREDLKLRY